The Accipiter gentilis chromosome 7, bAccGen1.1, whole genome shotgun sequence genome includes a region encoding these proteins:
- the BCAN gene encoding brevican core protein isoform X3 — MASALLLLLLWVFAPPVVPEVFGPGDGTEDLKALQVSIPRHPALDAVLAGDITIPCLITYLGPQPTAGTAGRRAVLGTPRVKWTFISEGREVEILVARGDRVKVSEDYRLRASLPIFHQRYTNASLLLTELRPNDSGIYRCDVQHGIEDGHDILDVKVKGVVFHYREGSMRYAYTFAEALEACARIGARIATPEQLYAAYLGGYEQCDAGWIADQTVRYPIHTPREACYGDMNGFPGVRNYGVVDPEDMYDVYCYAEDLPGEIFLETAPDKFTLEEAAARCRALGAELASTGQLYAAWSAGLDACSPGWLADGSVRYPIVTPRERCGGALPGVKTIFLFRNQTGFPDAQSRYDAYCFREGTNSFPEAAGKYQAREPEGFQEIVTVAEKLEELQLPKAQVEIESRGAIYAVPFFKDAELEKPSLSPEDAPGPGARHPPLDTSVSSGHPTSATPFPMAPAIPEAGIPLSCGAKPGSSSPAEEDGTTGTVGQCTAAGHEPSGTEEEQGAALGRDPGSISAEGLDRGQDRSQPMEPDEAASTEILSMAPRVGTEELTGTPSPVGPTEDSRDSGGMSPRGHKSSGVSTPIPAAEDAEISGDVVESPGASPLPPAPSQPQEEGEEQSGALWLPSPTTLGDRSTVPTVEVTAVTPWHTEVPVSISLPATGGEEAVPRPPSTDHGMPAASLEEEEEEEEEEDQPAPSVATVEGFLVAVPGEPGGCVPNPCLNGGTCMEDSARLACLCLPGYGGSSCERLLEKCSPGWDSFQGACYKHFSTRRSWEDAETQCRHYGGHLATILTPEEQDFINDQYREYQWIGLNDRTIEGDFQWSDGSPLLYENWHPGQPDSYFLSGENCVVIVWHDGGQWSDVPCNYHLSYTCKMGLVQCGPPPAISNAHPFGKPKQRYEIGSITRYQCRHGFVPRRSPIIRCQEDGMWEPPQLACRPGLAQPPDD; from the exons ATGGCCtcagccctcctgctgctgctgctctgggtgTTTGCCCCCCCGGTGGTCCCGGAGGTGTTTGGCCCCGGAGATGGTACAG AGGACCTCAAGGCTCTGCAGGTCTCCATCCCACGCCACCCAGCTCTCGATGCCGTGCTGGCAGGCGACATCACCATTCCCTGCCTCATCACCTACCTCGGCCCCCAGCCCACCGCTGGCACGGCCGGCCGCCGGGCAGTCCTGGGAACCCCCCGGGTCAAGTGGACCTTCATCTCTGAGGGCAGGGAGGTGGAGATCTTGGTAGCCCGGGGGGACAGGGTGAAGGTGAGCGAGGACTATCGCCTCCGTGCCTCCCTGCCCATCTTCCACCAGCGCTACACCAATGCCTCTCTGCTGCTCACTGAGCTGCGGCCCAACGACTCGGGGATCTACCGCTGCGACGTGCAGCACGGCATCGAGGACGGCCACGATATCCTTGATGTCAAAGTCAAAG GAGTGGTGTTTCACTACCGGGAGGGCTCCATGCGCTATGCCTACACCTTCGCCGAGGCGCTGGAAGCTTGCGCCAGGATCGGTGCCCGCATCGCCACCCCCGAGCAGCTGTATGCTGCCTACCTCGGCGGCTACGAGCAGTGCGATGCCGGCTGGATTGCTGACCAGACCGTCAG GTACCCCATCCACACGCCCCGCGAGGCCTGCTATGGAGACATGAACGGCTTCCCCGGGGTGAGGAACTACGGGGTGGTGGATCCAGAGGACATGTACGACGTGTACTGCTACGCCGAGGACCTCCCAG GGGAGATCTTTTTGGAGACAGCCCCAGACAAATTCACACTGGAGGAGGCGGCGGCACGTTGCCGGGCGCTGGGTGCAGAGCTGGCAAGCACGGGGCAGCTCTACGCAGCTTGGAGCGCAGGGCTGGATGCCTGTAGTCCTGGCTGGCTGGCCGACGGCAGTGTCCGCTACCCCATCGTCACCCCCCGAGAACGCTGCGGCGGGGCCCTGCCGGGTGTCAAAACCATCTTCCTCTTCCGCAACCAGACAGGATTCCCTGATGCCCAGAGCAGATACGATGCGTACTGCTTTCGAG AAGGGACAAACTCTTTCCCTGAGGCTGCAGGAAAATACCAAGCCAGAGAGCCCGAGGGCTTCCAGGAGATTGTTACAGTGGCAGAaaagctggaggagctgcagctgcccaaAGCGCAAGTGGAGATTGAGTCACGAGGGGCTATATACGCCGTCCCTTTCTTTAAGGACGCTGAGCTGGAAAAGCCGAGCCTGTCCCCCGAAGACGCACCTGGGCCAGGGGCCCGGCACCCCCCGCTAGATACCTCCGTGTCCTCAGGTCACCCAACCTCTGCCACCCCTTTCCCCATGGCCCCGGCCATTCCCGAGGCAGGCATCCCGCTTAGTTGTGGTGCAAAACCGGGGAGCTCATCCCCTGCGGAGGAGGATGGGACAACAGGGACAGTTGGGCAGTGCACAGCGGCCGGGCATGAGCCGTCCGGCACGG AGGAGGAACAGGGAGCAGCGCTGGGCAGGGACCCTGGCAGCATATCGGCAGAGGGCCTGGACAGAGGGCAAGACCGCAGCCAGCCTATGGAGCCAGATGAAGCTGCCAGCACGGAGATTCTCTCCATGGCCCCACGGGTGGGCACAGAGGAACTCACCGGTACCCCATCCCCGGTGGGGCCCACAGAAG ATAGCCGAGATTCTGGTGGGATGTCCCCACGTGGCCACAAGTCCAGCGGGGTGAGTACCCCCATCCCCGCCGCTGAAGATGCTGAGATCTCAGGAGACGTGGTGGAAAGCCCCGGGGcgtccccgctgccccccgcgcCCTCGCAGccacaggaggagggagaagagcagtCGGGGGCCCTGTGGCTCCCCTCGCCCACGACCCTGGGGGACAGGAGCACTGTCCCCACGGTGGAGGTGACGGCGGTCACACCGTGGCACACGGAGGTGCCTGTCAGCATCAGCTTGCCGGCCACGGGAGGTGAGGAGGCTGTGCCGCGACCCCCGAGCACTGACCATGGGATGCCTGCTGCATctttggaagaggaagaggaggaggaagaggaggaagaccaACCCGCTCCCTCTGTTGCTACCGTGGAGGGTTTCCTTGTAGCCGTTCCCGGAGAACCAG GTGGCTGCGTCCCCAACCCCTGCCTGAACGGAGGGACCTGCATGGAGGACAGCGCCCGCCTCGCCTGCCTGTGCCTGCCGGGCTATGGAGGCAGCAGCTGTGAAAGAC TGCTGGAGAAGTGCAGCCCCGGCTGGGACAGCTTCCAGGGAGCCTGCTACAAGCACTTCTCCACCCGGAGGAGCTGGGAGGATGCGGAGACCCAGTGCAGGCATTATGGGGGACACCTGGCCACCATCCTGACCCCCGAAGAGCAGGACTTCATCAATG ACCAGTACAGGGAATACCAGTGGATTGGCTTGAACGACCGGACCATCGAGGGGGATTTCCAGTGGTCCGATGGGAGCCCTTTG CTTTACGAGAACTGGCACCCTGGGCAGCCCGACAGCTATTTTCTCTCTGGGGAGAACTGCGTGGTCATCGTGTGGCATGATGGGGGCCAGTGGAGCGACGTGCCTTGCAATTACCACCTCTCCTACACCTGCAAAATGGGGCTGG TGCAGTGCGGGCCACCCCCCGCCATCAGCAACGCCCACCCCTTCGGCAAACCAAAGCAGCGCTATGAGATCGGCTCCATCACACGGTACCAGTGCCGCCATGGCTTCGTCCCACGCCGCTCACCCATCATCCGGTGCCAGGAGGATGGGATGTGGGAGCCACCCCAGCTGGCCTGCCGCCCCG GCCTGGCTCAGCCCCCCGACGACTGA
- the BCAN gene encoding brevican core protein isoform X1, protein MASALLLLLLWVFAPPVVPEVFGPGDGTEDLKALQVSIPRHPALDAVLAGDITIPCLITYLGPQPTAGTAGRRAVLGTPRVKWTFISEGREVEILVARGDRVKVSEDYRLRASLPIFHQRYTNASLLLTELRPNDSGIYRCDVQHGIEDGHDILDVKVKGVVFHYREGSMRYAYTFAEALEACARIGARIATPEQLYAAYLGGYEQCDAGWIADQTVRYPIHTPREACYGDMNGFPGVRNYGVVDPEDMYDVYCYAEDLPGEIFLETAPDKFTLEEAAARCRALGAELASTGQLYAAWSAGLDACSPGWLADGSVRYPIVTPRERCGGALPGVKTIFLFRNQTGFPDAQSRYDAYCFREGTNSFPEAAGKYQAREPEGFQEIVTVAEKLEELQLPKAQVEIESRGAIYAVPFFKDAELEKPSLSPEDAPGPGARHPPLDTSVSSGHPTSATPFPMAPAIPEAGIPLSCGAKPGSSSPAEEDGTTGTVGQCTAAGHEPSGTEEEQGAALGRDPGSISAEGLDRGQDRSQPMEPDEAASTEILSMAPRVGTEELTGTPSPVGPTEGDMEPPEGFPRPPSPTSSTRHPDRPWDAMGRPAHTASPGAPGHRVTLPTSATSAASSDSRDSGGMSPRGHKSSGVSTPIPAAEDAEISGDVVESPGASPLPPAPSQPQEEGEEQSGALWLPSPTTLGDRSTVPTVEVTAVTPWHTEVPVSISLPATGGEEAVPRPPSTDHGMPAASLEEEEEEEEEEDQPAPSVATVEGFLVAVPGEPGGCVPNPCLNGGTCMEDSARLACLCLPGYGGSSCERLLEKCSPGWDSFQGACYKHFSTRRSWEDAETQCRHYGGHLATILTPEEQDFINDQYREYQWIGLNDRTIEGDFQWSDGSPLLYENWHPGQPDSYFLSGENCVVIVWHDGGQWSDVPCNYHLSYTCKMGLVQCGPPPAISNAHPFGKPKQRYEIGSITRYQCRHGFVPRRSPIIRCQEDGMWEPPQLACRPGLAQPPDD, encoded by the exons ATGGCCtcagccctcctgctgctgctgctctgggtgTTTGCCCCCCCGGTGGTCCCGGAGGTGTTTGGCCCCGGAGATGGTACAG AGGACCTCAAGGCTCTGCAGGTCTCCATCCCACGCCACCCAGCTCTCGATGCCGTGCTGGCAGGCGACATCACCATTCCCTGCCTCATCACCTACCTCGGCCCCCAGCCCACCGCTGGCACGGCCGGCCGCCGGGCAGTCCTGGGAACCCCCCGGGTCAAGTGGACCTTCATCTCTGAGGGCAGGGAGGTGGAGATCTTGGTAGCCCGGGGGGACAGGGTGAAGGTGAGCGAGGACTATCGCCTCCGTGCCTCCCTGCCCATCTTCCACCAGCGCTACACCAATGCCTCTCTGCTGCTCACTGAGCTGCGGCCCAACGACTCGGGGATCTACCGCTGCGACGTGCAGCACGGCATCGAGGACGGCCACGATATCCTTGATGTCAAAGTCAAAG GAGTGGTGTTTCACTACCGGGAGGGCTCCATGCGCTATGCCTACACCTTCGCCGAGGCGCTGGAAGCTTGCGCCAGGATCGGTGCCCGCATCGCCACCCCCGAGCAGCTGTATGCTGCCTACCTCGGCGGCTACGAGCAGTGCGATGCCGGCTGGATTGCTGACCAGACCGTCAG GTACCCCATCCACACGCCCCGCGAGGCCTGCTATGGAGACATGAACGGCTTCCCCGGGGTGAGGAACTACGGGGTGGTGGATCCAGAGGACATGTACGACGTGTACTGCTACGCCGAGGACCTCCCAG GGGAGATCTTTTTGGAGACAGCCCCAGACAAATTCACACTGGAGGAGGCGGCGGCACGTTGCCGGGCGCTGGGTGCAGAGCTGGCAAGCACGGGGCAGCTCTACGCAGCTTGGAGCGCAGGGCTGGATGCCTGTAGTCCTGGCTGGCTGGCCGACGGCAGTGTCCGCTACCCCATCGTCACCCCCCGAGAACGCTGCGGCGGGGCCCTGCCGGGTGTCAAAACCATCTTCCTCTTCCGCAACCAGACAGGATTCCCTGATGCCCAGAGCAGATACGATGCGTACTGCTTTCGAG AAGGGACAAACTCTTTCCCTGAGGCTGCAGGAAAATACCAAGCCAGAGAGCCCGAGGGCTTCCAGGAGATTGTTACAGTGGCAGAaaagctggaggagctgcagctgcccaaAGCGCAAGTGGAGATTGAGTCACGAGGGGCTATATACGCCGTCCCTTTCTTTAAGGACGCTGAGCTGGAAAAGCCGAGCCTGTCCCCCGAAGACGCACCTGGGCCAGGGGCCCGGCACCCCCCGCTAGATACCTCCGTGTCCTCAGGTCACCCAACCTCTGCCACCCCTTTCCCCATGGCCCCGGCCATTCCCGAGGCAGGCATCCCGCTTAGTTGTGGTGCAAAACCGGGGAGCTCATCCCCTGCGGAGGAGGATGGGACAACAGGGACAGTTGGGCAGTGCACAGCGGCCGGGCATGAGCCGTCCGGCACGG AGGAGGAACAGGGAGCAGCGCTGGGCAGGGACCCTGGCAGCATATCGGCAGAGGGCCTGGACAGAGGGCAAGACCGCAGCCAGCCTATGGAGCCAGATGAAGCTGCCAGCACGGAGATTCTCTCCATGGCCCCACGGGTGGGCACAGAGGAACTCACCGGTACCCCATCCCCGGTGGGGCCCACAGAAGGTGACATGGAGCCTCCTGAGGGGTTTCCCCGGCCACCCAGTCCCACCTCCTCCACACGCCACCCCGACCGCCCGTGGGATGCCATGGGGCGGCCAGCCCAcactgccagccctggggcaCCTGGGCACCGGGTGACGTTGCCAACCAGTGCCACTTCTGCCGCCTCATCAGATAGCCGAGATTCTGGTGGGATGTCCCCACGTGGCCACAAGTCCAGCGGGGTGAGTACCCCCATCCCCGCCGCTGAAGATGCTGAGATCTCAGGAGACGTGGTGGAAAGCCCCGGGGcgtccccgctgccccccgcgcCCTCGCAGccacaggaggagggagaagagcagtCGGGGGCCCTGTGGCTCCCCTCGCCCACGACCCTGGGGGACAGGAGCACTGTCCCCACGGTGGAGGTGACGGCGGTCACACCGTGGCACACGGAGGTGCCTGTCAGCATCAGCTTGCCGGCCACGGGAGGTGAGGAGGCTGTGCCGCGACCCCCGAGCACTGACCATGGGATGCCTGCTGCATctttggaagaggaagaggaggaggaagaggaggaagaccaACCCGCTCCCTCTGTTGCTACCGTGGAGGGTTTCCTTGTAGCCGTTCCCGGAGAACCAG GTGGCTGCGTCCCCAACCCCTGCCTGAACGGAGGGACCTGCATGGAGGACAGCGCCCGCCTCGCCTGCCTGTGCCTGCCGGGCTATGGAGGCAGCAGCTGTGAAAGAC TGCTGGAGAAGTGCAGCCCCGGCTGGGACAGCTTCCAGGGAGCCTGCTACAAGCACTTCTCCACCCGGAGGAGCTGGGAGGATGCGGAGACCCAGTGCAGGCATTATGGGGGACACCTGGCCACCATCCTGACCCCCGAAGAGCAGGACTTCATCAATG ACCAGTACAGGGAATACCAGTGGATTGGCTTGAACGACCGGACCATCGAGGGGGATTTCCAGTGGTCCGATGGGAGCCCTTTG CTTTACGAGAACTGGCACCCTGGGCAGCCCGACAGCTATTTTCTCTCTGGGGAGAACTGCGTGGTCATCGTGTGGCATGATGGGGGCCAGTGGAGCGACGTGCCTTGCAATTACCACCTCTCCTACACCTGCAAAATGGGGCTGG TGCAGTGCGGGCCACCCCCCGCCATCAGCAACGCCCACCCCTTCGGCAAACCAAAGCAGCGCTATGAGATCGGCTCCATCACACGGTACCAGTGCCGCCATGGCTTCGTCCCACGCCGCTCACCCATCATCCGGTGCCAGGAGGATGGGATGTGGGAGCCACCCCAGCTGGCCTGCCGCCCCG GCCTGGCTCAGCCCCCCGACGACTGA
- the BCAN gene encoding brevican core protein isoform X2, whose translation MASALLLLLLWVFAPPVVPEVFGPGDGTEDLKALQVSIPRHPALDAVLAGDITIPCLITYLGPQPTAGTAGRRAVLGTPRVKWTFISEGREVEILVARGDRVKVSEDYRLRASLPIFHQRYTNASLLLTELRPNDSGIYRCDVQHGIEDGHDILDVKVKGVVFHYREGSMRYAYTFAEALEACARIGARIATPEQLYAAYLGGYEQCDAGWIADQTVRYPIHTPREACYGDMNGFPGVRNYGVVDPEDMYDVYCYAEDLPGEIFLETAPDKFTLEEAAARCRALGAELASTGQLYAAWSAGLDACSPGWLADGSVRYPIVTPRERCGGALPGVKTIFLFRNQTGFPDAQSRYDAYCFREGTNSFPEAAGKYQAREPEGFQEIVTVAEKLEELQLPKAQVEIESRGAIYAVPFFKDAELEKPSLSPEDAPGPGARHPPLDTSVSSEEEQGAALGRDPGSISAEGLDRGQDRSQPMEPDEAASTEILSMAPRVGTEELTGTPSPVGPTEGDMEPPEGFPRPPSPTSSTRHPDRPWDAMGRPAHTASPGAPGHRVTLPTSATSAASSDSRDSGGMSPRGHKSSGVSTPIPAAEDAEISGDVVESPGASPLPPAPSQPQEEGEEQSGALWLPSPTTLGDRSTVPTVEVTAVTPWHTEVPVSISLPATGGEEAVPRPPSTDHGMPAASLEEEEEEEEEEDQPAPSVATVEGFLVAVPGEPGGCVPNPCLNGGTCMEDSARLACLCLPGYGGSSCERLLEKCSPGWDSFQGACYKHFSTRRSWEDAETQCRHYGGHLATILTPEEQDFINDQYREYQWIGLNDRTIEGDFQWSDGSPLLYENWHPGQPDSYFLSGENCVVIVWHDGGQWSDVPCNYHLSYTCKMGLVQCGPPPAISNAHPFGKPKQRYEIGSITRYQCRHGFVPRRSPIIRCQEDGMWEPPQLACRPGLAQPPDD comes from the exons ATGGCCtcagccctcctgctgctgctgctctgggtgTTTGCCCCCCCGGTGGTCCCGGAGGTGTTTGGCCCCGGAGATGGTACAG AGGACCTCAAGGCTCTGCAGGTCTCCATCCCACGCCACCCAGCTCTCGATGCCGTGCTGGCAGGCGACATCACCATTCCCTGCCTCATCACCTACCTCGGCCCCCAGCCCACCGCTGGCACGGCCGGCCGCCGGGCAGTCCTGGGAACCCCCCGGGTCAAGTGGACCTTCATCTCTGAGGGCAGGGAGGTGGAGATCTTGGTAGCCCGGGGGGACAGGGTGAAGGTGAGCGAGGACTATCGCCTCCGTGCCTCCCTGCCCATCTTCCACCAGCGCTACACCAATGCCTCTCTGCTGCTCACTGAGCTGCGGCCCAACGACTCGGGGATCTACCGCTGCGACGTGCAGCACGGCATCGAGGACGGCCACGATATCCTTGATGTCAAAGTCAAAG GAGTGGTGTTTCACTACCGGGAGGGCTCCATGCGCTATGCCTACACCTTCGCCGAGGCGCTGGAAGCTTGCGCCAGGATCGGTGCCCGCATCGCCACCCCCGAGCAGCTGTATGCTGCCTACCTCGGCGGCTACGAGCAGTGCGATGCCGGCTGGATTGCTGACCAGACCGTCAG GTACCCCATCCACACGCCCCGCGAGGCCTGCTATGGAGACATGAACGGCTTCCCCGGGGTGAGGAACTACGGGGTGGTGGATCCAGAGGACATGTACGACGTGTACTGCTACGCCGAGGACCTCCCAG GGGAGATCTTTTTGGAGACAGCCCCAGACAAATTCACACTGGAGGAGGCGGCGGCACGTTGCCGGGCGCTGGGTGCAGAGCTGGCAAGCACGGGGCAGCTCTACGCAGCTTGGAGCGCAGGGCTGGATGCCTGTAGTCCTGGCTGGCTGGCCGACGGCAGTGTCCGCTACCCCATCGTCACCCCCCGAGAACGCTGCGGCGGGGCCCTGCCGGGTGTCAAAACCATCTTCCTCTTCCGCAACCAGACAGGATTCCCTGATGCCCAGAGCAGATACGATGCGTACTGCTTTCGAG AAGGGACAAACTCTTTCCCTGAGGCTGCAGGAAAATACCAAGCCAGAGAGCCCGAGGGCTTCCAGGAGATTGTTACAGTGGCAGAaaagctggaggagctgcagctgcccaaAGCGCAAGTGGAGATTGAGTCACGAGGGGCTATATACGCCGTCCCTTTCTTTAAGGACGCTGAGCTGGAAAAGCCGAGCCTGTCCCCCGAAGACGCACCTGGGCCAGGGGCCCGGCACCCCCCGCTAGATACCTCCGTGTCCTCAG AGGAGGAACAGGGAGCAGCGCTGGGCAGGGACCCTGGCAGCATATCGGCAGAGGGCCTGGACAGAGGGCAAGACCGCAGCCAGCCTATGGAGCCAGATGAAGCTGCCAGCACGGAGATTCTCTCCATGGCCCCACGGGTGGGCACAGAGGAACTCACCGGTACCCCATCCCCGGTGGGGCCCACAGAAGGTGACATGGAGCCTCCTGAGGGGTTTCCCCGGCCACCCAGTCCCACCTCCTCCACACGCCACCCCGACCGCCCGTGGGATGCCATGGGGCGGCCAGCCCAcactgccagccctggggcaCCTGGGCACCGGGTGACGTTGCCAACCAGTGCCACTTCTGCCGCCTCATCAGATAGCCGAGATTCTGGTGGGATGTCCCCACGTGGCCACAAGTCCAGCGGGGTGAGTACCCCCATCCCCGCCGCTGAAGATGCTGAGATCTCAGGAGACGTGGTGGAAAGCCCCGGGGcgtccccgctgccccccgcgcCCTCGCAGccacaggaggagggagaagagcagtCGGGGGCCCTGTGGCTCCCCTCGCCCACGACCCTGGGGGACAGGAGCACTGTCCCCACGGTGGAGGTGACGGCGGTCACACCGTGGCACACGGAGGTGCCTGTCAGCATCAGCTTGCCGGCCACGGGAGGTGAGGAGGCTGTGCCGCGACCCCCGAGCACTGACCATGGGATGCCTGCTGCATctttggaagaggaagaggaggaggaagaggaggaagaccaACCCGCTCCCTCTGTTGCTACCGTGGAGGGTTTCCTTGTAGCCGTTCCCGGAGAACCAG GTGGCTGCGTCCCCAACCCCTGCCTGAACGGAGGGACCTGCATGGAGGACAGCGCCCGCCTCGCCTGCCTGTGCCTGCCGGGCTATGGAGGCAGCAGCTGTGAAAGAC TGCTGGAGAAGTGCAGCCCCGGCTGGGACAGCTTCCAGGGAGCCTGCTACAAGCACTTCTCCACCCGGAGGAGCTGGGAGGATGCGGAGACCCAGTGCAGGCATTATGGGGGACACCTGGCCACCATCCTGACCCCCGAAGAGCAGGACTTCATCAATG ACCAGTACAGGGAATACCAGTGGATTGGCTTGAACGACCGGACCATCGAGGGGGATTTCCAGTGGTCCGATGGGAGCCCTTTG CTTTACGAGAACTGGCACCCTGGGCAGCCCGACAGCTATTTTCTCTCTGGGGAGAACTGCGTGGTCATCGTGTGGCATGATGGGGGCCAGTGGAGCGACGTGCCTTGCAATTACCACCTCTCCTACACCTGCAAAATGGGGCTGG TGCAGTGCGGGCCACCCCCCGCCATCAGCAACGCCCACCCCTTCGGCAAACCAAAGCAGCGCTATGAGATCGGCTCCATCACACGGTACCAGTGCCGCCATGGCTTCGTCCCACGCCGCTCACCCATCATCCGGTGCCAGGAGGATGGGATGTGGGAGCCACCCCAGCTGGCCTGCCGCCCCG GCCTGGCTCAGCCCCCCGACGACTGA
- the BCAN gene encoding brevican core protein isoform X5, which translates to MASALLLLLLWVFAPPVVPEVFGPGDGTEDLKALQVSIPRHPALDAVLAGDITIPCLITYLGPQPTAGTAGRRAVLGTPRVKWTFISEGREVEILVARGDRVKVSEDYRLRASLPIFHQRYTNASLLLTELRPNDSGIYRCDVQHGIEDGHDILDVKVKGVVFHYREGSMRYAYTFAEALEACARIGARIATPEQLYAAYLGGYEQCDAGWIADQTVRYPIHTPREACYGDMNGFPGVRNYGVVDPEDMYDVYCYAEDLPGEIFLETAPDKFTLEEAAARCRALGAELASTGQLYAAWSAGLDACSPGWLADGSVRYPIVTPRERCGGALPGVKTIFLFRNQTGFPDAQSRYDAYCFREEEQGAALGRDPGSISAEGLDRGQDRSQPMEPDEAASTEILSMAPRVGTEELTGTPSPVGPTEDSRDSGGMSPRGHKSSGVSTPIPAAEDAEISGDVVESPGASPLPPAPSQPQEEGEEQSGALWLPSPTTLGDRSTVPTVEVTAVTPWHTEVPVSISLPATGGEEAVPRPPSTDHGMPAASLEEEEEEEEEEDQPAPSVATVEGFLVAVPGEPGGCVPNPCLNGGTCMEDSARLACLCLPGYGGSSCERLLEKCSPGWDSFQGACYKHFSTRRSWEDAETQCRHYGGHLATILTPEEQDFINDQYREYQWIGLNDRTIEGDFQWSDGSPLLYENWHPGQPDSYFLSGENCVVIVWHDGGQWSDVPCNYHLSYTCKMGLVQCGPPPAISNAHPFGKPKQRYEIGSITRYQCRHGFVPRRSPIIRCQEDGMWEPPQLACRPGLAQPPDD; encoded by the exons ATGGCCtcagccctcctgctgctgctgctctgggtgTTTGCCCCCCCGGTGGTCCCGGAGGTGTTTGGCCCCGGAGATGGTACAG AGGACCTCAAGGCTCTGCAGGTCTCCATCCCACGCCACCCAGCTCTCGATGCCGTGCTGGCAGGCGACATCACCATTCCCTGCCTCATCACCTACCTCGGCCCCCAGCCCACCGCTGGCACGGCCGGCCGCCGGGCAGTCCTGGGAACCCCCCGGGTCAAGTGGACCTTCATCTCTGAGGGCAGGGAGGTGGAGATCTTGGTAGCCCGGGGGGACAGGGTGAAGGTGAGCGAGGACTATCGCCTCCGTGCCTCCCTGCCCATCTTCCACCAGCGCTACACCAATGCCTCTCTGCTGCTCACTGAGCTGCGGCCCAACGACTCGGGGATCTACCGCTGCGACGTGCAGCACGGCATCGAGGACGGCCACGATATCCTTGATGTCAAAGTCAAAG GAGTGGTGTTTCACTACCGGGAGGGCTCCATGCGCTATGCCTACACCTTCGCCGAGGCGCTGGAAGCTTGCGCCAGGATCGGTGCCCGCATCGCCACCCCCGAGCAGCTGTATGCTGCCTACCTCGGCGGCTACGAGCAGTGCGATGCCGGCTGGATTGCTGACCAGACCGTCAG GTACCCCATCCACACGCCCCGCGAGGCCTGCTATGGAGACATGAACGGCTTCCCCGGGGTGAGGAACTACGGGGTGGTGGATCCAGAGGACATGTACGACGTGTACTGCTACGCCGAGGACCTCCCAG GGGAGATCTTTTTGGAGACAGCCCCAGACAAATTCACACTGGAGGAGGCGGCGGCACGTTGCCGGGCGCTGGGTGCAGAGCTGGCAAGCACGGGGCAGCTCTACGCAGCTTGGAGCGCAGGGCTGGATGCCTGTAGTCCTGGCTGGCTGGCCGACGGCAGTGTCCGCTACCCCATCGTCACCCCCCGAGAACGCTGCGGCGGGGCCCTGCCGGGTGTCAAAACCATCTTCCTCTTCCGCAACCAGACAGGATTCCCTGATGCCCAGAGCAGATACGATGCGTACTGCTTTCGAG AGGAGGAACAGGGAGCAGCGCTGGGCAGGGACCCTGGCAGCATATCGGCAGAGGGCCTGGACAGAGGGCAAGACCGCAGCCAGCCTATGGAGCCAGATGAAGCTGCCAGCACGGAGATTCTCTCCATGGCCCCACGGGTGGGCACAGAGGAACTCACCGGTACCCCATCCCCGGTGGGGCCCACAGAAG ATAGCCGAGATTCTGGTGGGATGTCCCCACGTGGCCACAAGTCCAGCGGGGTGAGTACCCCCATCCCCGCCGCTGAAGATGCTGAGATCTCAGGAGACGTGGTGGAAAGCCCCGGGGcgtccccgctgccccccgcgcCCTCGCAGccacaggaggagggagaagagcagtCGGGGGCCCTGTGGCTCCCCTCGCCCACGACCCTGGGGGACAGGAGCACTGTCCCCACGGTGGAGGTGACGGCGGTCACACCGTGGCACACGGAGGTGCCTGTCAGCATCAGCTTGCCGGCCACGGGAGGTGAGGAGGCTGTGCCGCGACCCCCGAGCACTGACCATGGGATGCCTGCTGCATctttggaagaggaagaggaggaggaagaggaggaagaccaACCCGCTCCCTCTGTTGCTACCGTGGAGGGTTTCCTTGTAGCCGTTCCCGGAGAACCAG GTGGCTGCGTCCCCAACCCCTGCCTGAACGGAGGGACCTGCATGGAGGACAGCGCCCGCCTCGCCTGCCTGTGCCTGCCGGGCTATGGAGGCAGCAGCTGTGAAAGAC TGCTGGAGAAGTGCAGCCCCGGCTGGGACAGCTTCCAGGGAGCCTGCTACAAGCACTTCTCCACCCGGAGGAGCTGGGAGGATGCGGAGACCCAGTGCAGGCATTATGGGGGACACCTGGCCACCATCCTGACCCCCGAAGAGCAGGACTTCATCAATG ACCAGTACAGGGAATACCAGTGGATTGGCTTGAACGACCGGACCATCGAGGGGGATTTCCAGTGGTCCGATGGGAGCCCTTTG CTTTACGAGAACTGGCACCCTGGGCAGCCCGACAGCTATTTTCTCTCTGGGGAGAACTGCGTGGTCATCGTGTGGCATGATGGGGGCCAGTGGAGCGACGTGCCTTGCAATTACCACCTCTCCTACACCTGCAAAATGGGGCTGG TGCAGTGCGGGCCACCCCCCGCCATCAGCAACGCCCACCCCTTCGGCAAACCAAAGCAGCGCTATGAGATCGGCTCCATCACACGGTACCAGTGCCGCCATGGCTTCGTCCCACGCCGCTCACCCATCATCCGGTGCCAGGAGGATGGGATGTGGGAGCCACCCCAGCTGGCCTGCCGCCCCG GCCTGGCTCAGCCCCCCGACGACTGA